The nucleotide sequence AAGATTCTCATCACTTCAGATTTTGGAACCTCATAACCAAGTAACTTATTCATTCGATTCAGACGAAGAGTAATTTCCTTTTGCCGAATCTTGGTTGGATATTCATCAATCGCACCTTTTGCAATTTCACCACCAGCTATTGAAGTAATTAATTGTGCGGCTCTTTGGGCAGCATATAAAGTATTTGATGGATCGATTCCTCTCTCAAATCTGTAAGACGAGTCAGTTGATAGCTGTAATTTTTTAGAAGTTCTCCGAATTGAAGTCGGATTAAAATAAGCTGATTCAATCAATATATTCTTTGTAGATTCTGTAACTTCCGAATTTGCTCCGCCCATGACACCAGCAATAGCAACTTCACGTTTTCCATCACAAATCATCATAGTTCCGGCAGTTAATAATCTTTCTTTTGAATCGAGAGTGGTGAATTTAAATTCATTAGTCAAGCTGCGGATAACAATCTTTTTATCATTTAAATTATTAAGATCGAATGCATGTAATGGCTGTCCCAATTCGTGAAGAATAAAGTTTGTTACATCAACAACATTATTAATCGGTCTGAGTCCGATTTTCTTTAATTTATTTTTGAGCCAGTCTGGGGATTCCCGAATAGTCAAGCCAATCACAACTTTAGCAGAATATCGCGGACAATTTATTTTATCTTCTATCTCAACGCTTGCAAATTGCCTAATATCATTTTGCGATTCACTGAAATCTAATTTAGGAATTCTGAGATCACGATTGAATATTGCAGCCAGATCTCTTGCGACTCCGATATGTGAAAGTGCATCTGGTCGATTTGGAGTTACTGCTACTTCAAGTATTACATCGTTTAATCCAAGTGCATCACTAAATGGTAGTCCTGCAGATAGATTCTTGTCAAGGACTAAAATTCCAGAATGATCATCGCTTAATTCTAATTCATCTTCAGCACAGATCATCCCGAAAGATTCGACACCACGGATTTTAACTTTTTTAATCTCCACATTCCCTTTTGGAATATTGGTTCCAATTGGTGCGAATGCTACGTTCTGCCCCGCTGCAACATTTGATGCACCACAAACAACTTGCAATTCATTATTACCATCAAAGAGAGTACAAATTGTAAGTCTATCGGCATCGGGATGCTTGCTTGTATCCTTAACAAGTCCGACAATAATTCCCGAATATTTTTTATTCTGATCTTCAAAGTCTTCGACTTCAAGTCCGGACATTGTTAATTGATTAACGATCTCATCAGTTGAGATTCCATCGAGGTTAACGTATTCTTTTATCCAGTTAAGTGAGATTTTCAAGAAAAATTCCGTTTAAAACTGTTTGAGAAAACGCAAATCATTTTCAAAGAATATTCTTATATCTGTGATTCCGTATTTGAGCATCGCTATTCTTTCTATTCCCATTCCAAATGCATAGCCACTATATTTTTCTGAATCATAATTAACATATTTAAAAACATTCGGGTCCACCATTCCGCAGCCGAGAATTTCGAGCCAGCCAGTATTTTTACAAACTCTGCATCCACTGCCTTTACAGATATAACAAGTAATATCCATTTCAGCACTCGGTTCAGTAAATGGGAAGAAGCTTGGTCTGAATCTGTATTTCAAACCATCACCGTAAAATTGTTCCGCAAAAGAAACCAGAGTTCCCTTCAATTCCGCAAAAGAAACATCAGTATCAACATAAATACCATCAACCTGGTGAAACATGCAATAACTTCGCGAACTTACTGCTTCATTCCTGTAAACTCGTCCAGGCATTATTGCTCTGATAGGAGGACTTTCTTTTTCCATAATCCTGATCTGCACCGGAGTAGTGTGTGTGCGAAGTAAAAATTTATCGGAGACAAAAAATGTATCCTGCATATCTCTTGCAGGGTGATCAGGTGGAAAATTTAATGCTTCAAAGTTGTAATAGTCAGATTCGAGTTCTGGACCGTCATAAACAGAAAAACCGAGTCCTTTAAAAATTGATTTGATCTCAGAAAGCGTTTGTGTGAGTATGTGCCGGCTTCCAAGTTTTATTGTTTTGCCGGGTAAAGTTAAATCAAGGTTTGCAGATCCAGAGATACTTTTTGATTCAAAAATTGATTTCTGATCACTGAATAATTGATTAGCATTATTTCTAAGATTATTAAGCAGTTTACCGAAAACAGGTTTCTCTTCTCCGGAAAGTGTTTTCAGATCATCAAACAGCTTTGTAATAATTCCATTGCGACTCAGATATTTAATTCGTATTTGCTCAAGTTCAGTTTCTGTAGATACTTTATGAATATCATCACTAAATTCTTGTTCGATTCTTTCTATATCAGAAATCTGCATAAAGGGAATTACTGAAGGTTTTAAAAAATACCCCCAAAGAAATAATAATCTTTCTTTGAGGGATGAAATTAATTAGCTGCAAACTTAACAAGTTCAGAGAAAGCATCGGGATTATCAACAGCCATATTAGCAAGCACCTTTCTATTGATAACAACACCCTTAGTATCGAGAGCATTTATGAATTTAGAATAGCTCAGTCCATGCGGTCTTACAGCAGCATTAATCCTGGCGATCCATAACTGTCTGTAAATTCTCTTTTTTGATTTTCTATCTCTATATGCATGCACTAAGCCTTTCTCGACAGCATTTTTAGCTACCGTCCAAACATTACCACGATTGCCCCAGTAACCTTTGGCTTGTTTTAGTACTTTTCTTCTTCTTTTTCTTGAAGCAACGTTATTCTTTGCTTTTGGCATTTTACTATTCCTTTATCATTATTGAAGCATTAAACTTACTTTTTTCTGATCAGCTTTAGAGATCAATGTAGCTTTCCTCAATTGTCTTTTCGTCTTGGTAGATTTTGAGGTTAGAATGTGACTCTTATAAGCCTTTTTTCTTTTAAATTTTCCCGAAGCGGTTTTCCTGAAAGTTTTGGAAGCACCCCGGTTACTCTTCATCTTTGGCATAACTTAATCCTGATTTATGATTGTTTTTTCTTACCTTTTTTTGAATTAGGAACTACAATAAGACTCATATTTCTTCCTTCCATTTTGGGTTCCACTTCAACTTTTGCTACATCCTGAACTCGTTCCAAAAATCTTTTCAGAAGAACCTCTCCTTGTTCAATATAAGCCATTTCTCTTCCTTTAAACACAACAGTAGCTTTAACTTTATTTCCATCTTCCAAAAAATTTACAGCGTGCCTTGTTTTGAAATCAAAATCGTGCACATCAGTATTTGGGTGGAATCTTATTTCTTTAAGTACTGAAACCTGTTGATTCTTCTTTTGGATTTTTTCTTTTTTCTGCTGCTCGTATCTAAATTTTCCAAAATCTATAATTTTGCAGACAGGTGGTTTTGCTTGTGGTGCAATTTCCACAAGATCCCTCCCGCGTTCGTTCGCCAATCTTCTGGCATCTTTTATTAAAAATACTCCAAGCTGTTTTCCCTCCATATCAATTACTCTAACTTTTGGAGCCTGGATTTCTTCATTTACGCGGATACTTTCTACTTGAGCGATGTATGACCTCTCTAAATTGTTGTGTACTCTTTATTTTTAATTTCGTTAACAAGTTTATCAATAAAATCGGATAAATTAAATGCCCCAAGATCACCTTTTTTATGCTGCCGGACAGAAATATTCGATGCTGTTTGTTCCTTTTCACCAATGATGATCATGTAAGGCAATTTCTGAGTTTCCCAATCTCTTATTTTGTATCCGATTTTTTCATTTCTTTCATCAAGTTGAGTTCTCAAGCCGGCTTCAATTAATTGATCATTTACTTTACGTGAATACTCAATAAAGTGTTGTGAAACTGGAATAACAACTGCCTGAACCGGAGCCAGCCATAATGGAAAATCTCCAGCAAAATGTTCGATCAGAATTCCAAAGAATCTTTCAATCGAACCCAGCAATGCACGGTGAACCATAAATGGTCTATGCTCTTTTCCATCTTCACCAATATACTTAATCTCGAATCTTTCGGACATATTGAAATCAAATTGAATTGTACTCAATTGCCATTCTCTGCCAAGTGCATCTTTAATTTTGATATCGATCTTTGGTCCGTAAAATGCGCCTCCACCTTCATCAACCTGATATTTTAGATTTTCAGCAGTTAGTGCATTTCTAAGCGAGTCAGTTGCTTTATCCCAAAGTTCAACTTTACCAACTGATTCTTCGGGTTTAGTTGCCAGGTAAAAGTTCATTTCAGTAAAACCAAAAGTTCCAAGTATCATTCTTGCAAAGTTTAATGTTCTTCTGATCTCTTCCTCAACCTGTTCGTGTGTACAAAAAATATGCGCATCATCCTGAGTGAATCCGCGAACTCTCAGCAAACCGTGTAATACGCCGCTCTTTTCGTATCGATAAACAGTTCCAAGTTCTGCCCACCTCAATGGCAAATCCCTGTAAGATCGTAATTGAGATTTGTAAATCATTATGTGGAATGGACAGTTCATCGGTTTAATGTAATAATCCTGTTCATCGATTTTCATTCCTGAATACATACTGTCTTTATAAAATCCAAGATGACCGCTGGTTTCCCAAAGCCAGCTTTTACCCATATGAGGTGAATAAAGCAATTCATATCCATTTTGCAAATGGGCTTCACGCCAATAGTTTTCAATTTCTAATCTTATTCTCGCGCCTTTTGGATGCCAATAAATTAAACCTGCGCCAGCTTCTTCGTGAATGCTAAACAAGTCTAACTGCTTTCCTAATTTCCGATGGTCGCGACGTTTTGCTTCTTCAAGAAAGTGAATGTAATCATCGAGCATTTTCTTTTTAGGAAAAGATATTCCGTAAATTCTCTGCATCTGCTTATTATGTTCATCACCGCGCCAATAAGAACCTGATACGCTTAAAAGCTTTACATATTTAATTTTTCCTGCCGATGGAAGATGTGGACCGGTGCATAAATCCGTAAAATCACCTTCATTGTAAATGCTAATTACTTCACTTTGCTCGTCGAGTTCACTAAGTATTTCAAGCTTGTATTGATCATCCTGTTTCTTAAAGAATTGGACAGCGTTTGCTTTCGACAGTTCAGTTCTCTCGAATCTATGATCTTCTTTTGCAATTAATTCCATCTGCTTTTCAATTTTCTGAAGATCGTCTTCATCAAGTTTTTTATTTATATCGAAATCATAATAGAAACCATTTTCAATTGCAGGACCGACACCAAACTTTGCTTCAGGATAAAGTGATTTTATTGCATGAGCCATTAAGTGAGAAGAAGAGTGCCAGTAAACATGTTTACCTTCTTCATCATCAAACCTGAGAAACTGAATATCACTGTCCTTTTGAATAGGTCTTTGCATATCGATTATTGACCCATTCACTTTTGCTGCGAGTACTTCTTCAGCCAATCTATCAGAGATTGATTGTGCAATTTGATAAGGAGTAATTCCTTTCTCGAATTCTTTTTCTTTACCGTCTGGAAATTTTATTTTAATATTGTCCATAAACTTTCATAAAAAAACCTACCGGAACATTTACAAAACACAAAATATTATTACCGGAAGGTGTGTGGGCTCTAAAGGATTCTTCCATAGGAATGCCTTCGGCAGAACCTTTGACCTTTTTAAATCTGTGGGCTCTAAAGGAGTCGAACCTTTGACCTTCTGCACGTCAAGCAGACGCTCTAACCAACTGAGCTAAGAGCCCGGGATAATTAACGACTCATAATTAAAAATGTATAATTATAAATTTTACATTCTTAATTCTACATTACTAAAAGTACCGAGGGCCGGACTCGAACCGGCACGGGAACAAGTTCCCACAGGATTTTAAGTCCTGTGCGTCTACCAATTCCGCCACCCCGGCAATAAATTAAATATCCAGAATATTAACTATTAAAATTAAATTACTATTCCGGAAAATCACCGCGAAGTTTATGATGCCGTATTCTGCTATTCCAGCAAAACCGGTTCACAAGAATAAATATTTGATTTTGAGCCTGTAAAAATAATTAATGACGTCTCATTTTGCAAAAAAAAGATTATGACCATTGGACTAATAAATATCTTCTAAACCATAGGTTAAGATATTGGTTCGAGTTACTTTATTGTTAATAACTTATTCATTTTCATTTTTAAGAATGAGTCGATTCGATTTCTCTTTAATGAATTTTGAATTATTCACATCTCTACTTTAAGTAAGATAGGACTAATATTTTTGTTCAATTCTGATGGCATCTGCTTTGCTCAAGTTCATATTTGCCAAACTCAAATACTGCCAATAAATTTGCTAACCAAAGATATTTTGGAAACGAATTCGAATCTAAATCTGAAAGGAGATAGTCTTGGTGAAAAACTATAGTGAATGGCTGAAAAGCACTTATAATAATTTCATACTAAAAAATCCTGAACGAAAAAAAGATTTTACAACAGCCTCCTTCTCCTCTGTCAAAGAATTGTTCACACCTGACGATGCTAATGGAAATTATGAAGAGAAATTAGGATATCCGGGTCAATATCCTTTCACAAGAGGAATACAACCAACAATGTATCGCGGCAAGTACTGGACAATGCGACAATATGCCGGTTTCGGAACTGCAAAAGAATCGAATGAACGCTACAGATATTTACTCGAGCAAGGACAATCAGGATTATCCGTAGCATTTGATCTGCCAACTCAAATTGGTTACGATAGTGATGATCCGATTGCTTTTGGTGAAGTCGGAAAAGTGGGTGTTGCTATTGATACTTTGGCAGATATGGAAATTCTTTTCGATAAAATTCCGCTTGACAAAGTATCAACTTCAATGACTATAAATGCACCCGCTTCAGTTTTACTTGCAATGTATATTGCAGTTGCTGAGAAACAAGGTGTATCACGGGATAAAATCAGCGGAACTATTCAGAATGATATCCTGAAAGAATATATTGCGAGAGGTACCTACATCTATCCGCCAAAACCCTCGATGAGACTGATTACAAATATTTTTGAATATTGTTCGAAGGAAGTTCCGAAATGGAATACAATTTCTATCAGCGGATATCATATCCGTGAAGCTGGATCAACAGCAGCACAAGAAGTTGGTTTTACTTTAGCAGATGGAATTGCTTATGTAGATGCTGCAATAAAAGCTGGTTTAGATGTCGATACTTTTGGTCAGCGTATCTCATTCTTTTTTAATTCACACAATGATCTTTTGGAAGAAGTTGCAAAGTTTCGTGCAGCCAGAAGGTTGTGGGCAAAAATTATGAAAGAAAGATTTAAAGCAAAGAATCCACGATCAATGATGTTAAGATTTCATACTCAGACAGCCGGTTCAACGTTAACTGCCCAGCAAGTGGACAATAACATTGTTCGCGTTACAATACAAACTCTGGCTGCAGTACTTGGTGGAACTCAAAGTCTTCACACAAATTCACGCGATGAAGCACTCGCTCTCCCAACCGAAGATTCAGTAAGAACTGCGTTGCGAACTCAACAAGTTGTTGCTGAGGAAAGTGGCGTAACAAATACTGTTGATCCGTTAGCGGGTTCATATTTTATAGAAGCGATGACTGACTTAATAGAGAAAGAAGCAAAAGATTATATTGATAAAATTGATTCAATGGGTGGAATGGCTGAAGCTATCGATGCGGGTTTTGTTCAAACAGAAATTCAAAAATCTGCTTACAAGTATGAGATGGAAATTGAAAACCAGGAAAGAATAATTGTAGGAGTTAACAAGTTTCAGATTAAAGAGACTGAACATAAGGATTTATTAAAGATTGATATGAAGGTTCAGGAAGAACAGATAAAGTTCCTGAAAAAAATCCGATCAGAAAGAAATAATGAGTTGGTTATACAAAAACTTGAAGCACTCAAAAAAACTGCGGAAGGAACCGACAATTTAATGCCCTTCATCCTGGATGCTGTTAAAGTTTACGCGAGCATCGGTGAGATTTGCAATACGATGCGTAAAGTATTTGGTGAATACAAGGAACACGTTGTTATTTAATTTATAGTGTATAATTAAGAATGAATAATGAAGGTTTAAAATGAACTTAACACATATTGAACATCTCGGAATTGCTGTAAAGAATCTGGATGAATCCATAAAATTTTACGAAGAAATATTCGGATTGAAATGCTATGCGATTGAGGAAGTAGCCGATCAAAAAGTTAAAACAGCATTTTTTCAAATCGGGCAGACAAAGATCGAACTTCTCGAATCAACTGACCCCGATGGACCAATAGGAAAGTTTATTGAAAAACGAGGTGAAGGAATTCATCATATTGCTTTTGCTGCTAAAGGACTTGAAGAATCAATTATTCAGTTAAAAGCAAAAGGAATAAAGTTAATTGATGAAAAACCACGAAAAGGTGCTGAAGGATTGAGCATTGCATTCATTCATCCGAAATCAACATTTGGAGTACTTACTGAGTTATGCGAAAAACCAATGTGACTATTTACTTTTCTAAAAAATTAAAAAATATTTTAAATCATAGAAAGACGACAAATGGCTATACAAGATAAAATACAGGAACTTATGTCACTTCGCGACAAGGCCAGGCTTGGCGGAGGTGAAAAGAGAATTGATTCACAACATAAAAAAGGTAAGCTAACTGCACGCGAACGGTTAGATCTTCTTCTTGATGAAGGAAGTTTTGAAGAATTTGATATGTTCGTTTCACACAGAAGTATTGATTTTGGATTGGACAAAGAAACTTATCTTTCAGATGGTGTGGTTACCGGTTACGGAACAATTGACGGCAGACTTGTGTACGTTTTTTCGCAGGACTTTACTGTGTTTGGTGGTTCTCTTTCTGAAATGTATGCACAGAAGATCTGTAAAATAATGGATAAAGCATTGAAAGTCGGAGCACCTATCATTGGTATTAATGACAGCGGAGGCGCAAGAATACAGGAAGGCGTAAAAAGTCTCGGTGGGTATGCAGATATATTTCAAAGAAACATTTTAGCTTCCGGTGTTGTTCCTCAGATATCTGCTGTATTCGGTCCTTGTGCAGGTGGTGCGGTTTACTCCCCTGCCCTAACAGATTTTATTTTAATGTCCAAAGAAACAAGTTATATGTTTGTAACAGGTCCCAAAGTTGTGAAAACTGTAACAGGAGAAGTTGTTGATGAAGAACAGCTTGGTGGTGCGTTTGTTCATGGAACAAAATCCGGCGTTACTCATTTCATTGCTGACTCGGAAGAAGAAGGAATTTTGTTGATCAGAAAACTTCTGAGTTATCTGCCGCAGAATAATCTTGAAGATCCACCCATAGTTCCCTGCGATGATCCAATTGACCGACTTGAAGATGAGCTGAATGAACTTGTACCAGAAAATCCAAATAAACCGTACGAGATGAGAGATATCATCCATTCAGTGTCCGACAATAAAGAATTTTTTGAAGTAGGAAGAAACTTCGCACCAAATATCATTACCGGATTTTCAAGGTTCAACGGTATGTCAGTTGGTGTGGTCGCAAATCAACCTAACTATCTGGCTGGAGTTTTAGATATCAATGCTTCAAGAAAAGCAGCCCGGTTTGTCAGATTCTGCGATGCATTCAACATTCCATTGTTAACCTTTGTTGATGTTCCGGGATTTTTACCAGGTACGGCTCAAGAATATGGTGGAATAATAATTCATGGTGCTAAACTATTGTTCGCTTATGGAGAAGCTACAGTGCCTAAAATAACAATCATCATTCGAAAAGCGTACGGAGGTGCGTACGATGTAATGAGTTCAAAACATTTACGCGGTGATATTAATTATGCATGGCCAGGAGCTGAAATTGCGGTTATGGGTGCTAAAGGCGCAATTGAAATACTTTACAGCAAAGAATACAAAGATATTCAGGATCTTGAAGAGCGAATGAAATTTCTTCAGAAAAAAGAAGAGGAGTATAAAAAGAAGTTCACAACACCTTATGTTGCAGCAAAATATGGATATATAGATGATGTGATTGAACCAAGAAATACAAGATTCAGAATCATCAGAGCGCTTCAATCATTAGCAACAAAAAAAGATGCGAATCCTCCTAAAAAACATTCTAATATTCCGTTGTAAGGAGCAAAAAATGTTAAACAT is from Ignavibacteriota bacterium and encodes:
- the thrS gene encoding threonine--tRNA ligase, which encodes MDNIKIKFPDGKEKEFEKGITPYQIAQSISDRLAEEVLAAKVNGSIIDMQRPIQKDSDIQFLRFDDEEGKHVYWHSSSHLMAHAIKSLYPEAKFGVGPAIENGFYYDFDINKKLDEDDLQKIEKQMELIAKEDHRFERTELSKANAVQFFKKQDDQYKLEILSELDEQSEVISIYNEGDFTDLCTGPHLPSAGKIKYVKLLSVSGSYWRGDEHNKQMQRIYGISFPKKKMLDDYIHFLEEAKRRDHRKLGKQLDLFSIHEEAGAGLIYWHPKGARIRLEIENYWREAHLQNGYELLYSPHMGKSWLWETSGHLGFYKDSMYSGMKIDEQDYYIKPMNCPFHIMIYKSQLRSYRDLPLRWAELGTVYRYEKSGVLHGLLRVRGFTQDDAHIFCTHEQVEEEIRRTLNFARMILGTFGFTEMNFYLATKPEESVGKVELWDKATDSLRNALTAENLKYQVDEGGGAFYGPKIDIKIKDALGREWQLSTIQFDFNMSERFEIKYIGEDGKEHRPFMVHRALLGSIERFFGILIEHFAGDFPLWLAPVQAVVIPVSQHFIEYSRKVNDQLIEAGLRTQLDERNEKIGYKIRDWETQKLPYMIIIGEKEQTASNISVRQHKKGDLGAFNLSDFIDKLVNEIKNKEYTTI
- the pheS gene encoding phenylalanine--tRNA ligase subunit alpha — encoded protein: MQISDIERIEQEFSDDIHKVSTETELEQIRIKYLSRNGIITKLFDDLKTLSGEEKPVFGKLLNNLRNNANQLFSDQKSIFESKSISGSANLDLTLPGKTIKLGSRHILTQTLSEIKSIFKGLGFSVYDGPELESDYYNFEALNFPPDHPARDMQDTFFVSDKFLLRTHTTPVQIRIMEKESPPIRAIMPGRVYRNEAVSSRSYCMFHQVDGIYVDTDVSFAELKGTLVSFAEQFYGDGLKYRFRPSFFPFTEPSAEMDITCYICKGSGCRVCKNTGWLEILGCGMVDPNVFKYVNYDSEKYSGYAFGMGIERIAMLKYGITDIRIFFENDLRFLKQF
- a CDS encoding phenylalanine--tRNA ligase subunit beta translates to MKISLNWIKEYVNLDGISTDEIVNQLTMSGLEVEDFEDQNKKYSGIIVGLVKDTSKHPDADRLTICTLFDGNNELQVVCGASNVAAGQNVAFAPIGTNIPKGNVEIKKVKIRGVESFGMICAEDELELSDDHSGILVLDKNLSAGLPFSDALGLNDVILEVAVTPNRPDALSHIGVARDLAAIFNRDLRIPKLDFSESQNDIRQFASVEIEDKINCPRYSAKVVIGLTIRESPDWLKNKLKKIGLRPINNVVDVTNFILHELGQPLHAFDLNNLNDKKIVIRSLTNEFKFTTLDSKERLLTAGTMMICDGKREVAIAGVMGGANSEVTESTKNILIESAYFNPTSIRRTSKKLQLSTDSSYRFERGIDPSNTLYAAQRAAQLITSIAGGEIAKGAIDEYPTKIRQKEITLRLNRMNKLLGYEVPKSEVMRIFQKLGINLLKDLGEAVEVIIPTYRPDIEREIDLIEEVARIAGYNKIPVIEKVSITLHKRKDDFELEEKVRETMVALGFNEMVNNPLISEPKTKIAGNPVQIANPQSQDMAFLRTSLLVAALSAVSENIKKGEKDIAVFEIGNTFGKLTDNLNSFKDFAENKKLLLILSGKKTTRKWYSEEIEYDIFDLKGMVNSFLSKIPLDYVLNDSYNSIQNKIYDFQFAINFKDLQFGAGGKLTQIILKMFDINQPVYAFECDLEVFRKFKSSQKSFIELLKYPKVHRDFAFLFDNSINYSIVKEFILKESRSILKSVELFDLYESKDIGNNKKSMAFNLEYYDYNKTLTDEEVDQDFQNLINKVTKQFNAILRGK
- a CDS encoding methylmalonyl-CoA mutase family protein — protein: MVLVKNYSEWLKSTYNNFILKNPERKKDFTTASFSSVKELFTPDDANGNYEEKLGYPGQYPFTRGIQPTMYRGKYWTMRQYAGFGTAKESNERYRYLLEQGQSGLSVAFDLPTQIGYDSDDPIAFGEVGKVGVAIDTLADMEILFDKIPLDKVSTSMTINAPASVLLAMYIAVAEKQGVSRDKISGTIQNDILKEYIARGTYIYPPKPSMRLITNIFEYCSKEVPKWNTISISGYHIREAGSTAAQEVGFTLADGIAYVDAAIKAGLDVDTFGQRISFFFNSHNDLLEEVAKFRAARRLWAKIMKERFKAKNPRSMMLRFHTQTAGSTLTAQQVDNNIVRVTIQTLAAVLGGTQSLHTNSRDEALALPTEDSVRTALRTQQVVAEESGVTNTVDPLAGSYFIEAMTDLIEKEAKDYIDKIDSMGGMAEAIDAGFVQTEIQKSAYKYEMEIENQERIIVGVNKFQIKETEHKDLLKIDMKVQEEQIKFLKKIRSERNNELVIQKLEALKKTAEGTDNLMPFILDAVKVYASIGEICNTMRKVFGEYKEHVVI
- the rplT gene encoding 50S ribosomal protein L20; amino-acid sequence: MPKAKNNVASRKRRRKVLKQAKGYWGNRGNVWTVAKNAVEKGLVHAYRDRKSKKRIYRQLWIARINAAVRPHGLSYSKFINALDTKGVVINRKVLANMAVDNPDAFSELVKFAAN
- a CDS encoding translation initiation factor IF-3, which encodes MRVNEEIQAPKVRVIDMEGKQLGVFLIKDARRLANERGRDLVEIAPQAKPPVCKIIDFGKFRYEQQKKEKIQKKNQQVSVLKEIRFHPNTDVHDFDFKTRHAVNFLEDGNKVKATVVFKGREMAYIEQGEVLLKRFLERVQDVAKVEVEPKMEGRNMSLIVVPNSKKGKKKQS
- a CDS encoding acyl-CoA carboxylase subunit beta; the encoded protein is MAIQDKIQELMSLRDKARLGGGEKRIDSQHKKGKLTARERLDLLLDEGSFEEFDMFVSHRSIDFGLDKETYLSDGVVTGYGTIDGRLVYVFSQDFTVFGGSLSEMYAQKICKIMDKALKVGAPIIGINDSGGARIQEGVKSLGGYADIFQRNILASGVVPQISAVFGPCAGGAVYSPALTDFILMSKETSYMFVTGPKVVKTVTGEVVDEEQLGGAFVHGTKSGVTHFIADSEEEGILLIRKLLSYLPQNNLEDPPIVPCDDPIDRLEDELNELVPENPNKPYEMRDIIHSVSDNKEFFEVGRNFAPNIITGFSRFNGMSVGVVANQPNYLAGVLDINASRKAARFVRFCDAFNIPLLTFVDVPGFLPGTAQEYGGIIIHGAKLLFAYGEATVPKITIIIRKAYGGAYDVMSSKHLRGDINYAWPGAEIAVMGAKGAIEILYSKEYKDIQDLEERMKFLQKKEEEYKKKFTTPYVAAKYGYIDDVIEPRNTRFRIIRALQSLATKKDANPPKKHSNIPL
- the mce gene encoding methylmalonyl-CoA epimerase — encoded protein: MNLTHIEHLGIAVKNLDESIKFYEEIFGLKCYAIEEVADQKVKTAFFQIGQTKIELLESTDPDGPIGKFIEKRGEGIHHIAFAAKGLEESIIQLKAKGIKLIDEKPRKGAEGLSIAFIHPKSTFGVLTELCEKPM
- the rpmI gene encoding 50S ribosomal protein L35, with translation MPKMKSNRGASKTFRKTASGKFKRKKAYKSHILTSKSTKTKRQLRKATLISKADQKKVSLMLQ